Proteins from a genomic interval of Gluconacetobacter diazotrophicus PA1 5:
- a CDS encoding NnrU family protein, with the protein MLLLICGLVVFLGMHSVHMVAPAWRARQIAALGEGGWKGVFSLVSAIGLVLIVTGFGGARMQPYLLYSPPAWLRHANALFMLVAFVLVAAAYVPGNHLKARLGHPMLAGVKAWAFGHLLATGMVHDLVLFGPFLLWAALDFAMSRRRDRAAGTLYPAGTARGDVAAVAIGAIAWIGMAAWLHRILIGVPALGA; encoded by the coding sequence ATGCTGCTGCTGATCTGCGGTCTGGTCGTCTTTCTGGGCATGCATTCGGTGCATATGGTCGCGCCGGCCTGGCGGGCGCGGCAGATCGCCGCGCTGGGCGAAGGGGGCTGGAAGGGCGTGTTCTCGCTGGTCTCGGCCATCGGCCTGGTGCTGATCGTGACGGGATTCGGCGGGGCGCGAATGCAGCCGTACCTGCTGTACAGCCCCCCGGCGTGGCTGCGCCATGCCAACGCGCTGTTCATGCTGGTGGCCTTCGTGCTGGTCGCGGCGGCCTATGTGCCGGGCAATCACCTCAAGGCCCGTCTGGGCCATCCGATGCTGGCGGGGGTCAAGGCCTGGGCGTTCGGCCATCTGCTGGCGACCGGCATGGTGCATGACCTGGTGCTGTTCGGGCCGTTCCTGCTGTGGGCCGCGCTGGATTTCGCGATGTCCCGCCGTCGCGACCGGGCGGCCGGAACACTCTATCCGGCCGGAACGGCGCGGGGCGACGTGGCGGCGGTGGCCATCGGCGCCATCGCCTGGATCGGCATGGCGGCGTGGCTGCACCGCATCCTGATCGGTGTTCCCGCCCTGGGTGCTTGA
- a CDS encoding outer membrane beta-barrel protein, protein MFRSNCPRPIRRGGLTGAGLLAVTALVCGPCLPSVARAAGGTGWVDGITVDGQIEGGINANPARPANGNNFGEFFGDHANQAQLDQVTITVSRPVDQASSDYQVGFVVRGMYGADTRYYNIAGISDRTIAGRYQIMPAQAHVDLHLPWVTRHGLDMQAGILASPMGVESLDPATRPFYTLAYTTQYSTPFEHVGAMFQWHATDRLDALFGVDTGNQTSFGGGDDNNAAAGYFGVAGNGFLGGNLSFVYLGRVGPENAVRALGPRANSAQRFWNDLNATYKIDDRLSLTGEFNVLHDEGLRADTVSFVSFLSYQVTPGLTFNYRGEIYRDNTGLLVTSFLGNNAYMQALLGEPAATQSAPPTTYGALTLGVTWHPALGHHVKLFEIRPEIRFDRSLNGTRPFNDLRNVGMFTFGADAVLGF, encoded by the coding sequence ATGTTTCGATCGAATTGCCCCCGTCCCATCCGCCGCGGCGGCCTGACGGGGGCAGGGCTTCTGGCGGTGACGGCCCTGGTGTGCGGGCCCTGCCTCCCCTCCGTCGCCCGGGCGGCCGGCGGCACGGGCTGGGTCGACGGGATCACGGTCGACGGGCAGATCGAAGGCGGGATCAACGCCAATCCCGCCCGGCCGGCGAACGGCAATAATTTCGGGGAGTTCTTCGGCGACCATGCCAACCAGGCGCAACTGGACCAGGTGACGATCACGGTCAGCCGCCCGGTGGACCAGGCGTCCAGCGATTATCAGGTCGGCTTCGTCGTGCGCGGAATGTATGGCGCCGATACGCGGTATTACAACATCGCCGGAATATCGGACCGCACGATCGCCGGGCGGTACCAGATCATGCCGGCGCAGGCGCATGTCGATCTGCACCTGCCCTGGGTGACGCGGCATGGGCTGGACATGCAGGCCGGCATCCTGGCATCGCCCATGGGGGTGGAATCCCTCGATCCGGCCACCCGGCCGTTCTATACCCTGGCTTATACGACGCAATATTCGACACCGTTCGAACATGTCGGCGCGATGTTCCAGTGGCATGCGACCGACAGGCTGGATGCGCTGTTCGGCGTCGATACCGGCAACCAGACCAGCTTTGGCGGGGGCGACGACAACAACGCGGCGGCCGGCTATTTCGGCGTGGCGGGCAACGGCTTCCTGGGCGGAAACCTGTCCTTCGTCTATCTGGGCCGCGTCGGGCCCGAAAACGCGGTGCGCGCGCTGGGCCCGCGCGCCAACAGCGCGCAACGGTTCTGGAACGATCTGAATGCCACCTACAAGATCGACGATCGCCTGTCGCTGACGGGGGAATTCAACGTCCTGCATGACGAGGGGCTGCGCGCCGATACGGTCAGCTTCGTCAGTTTCCTCAGCTATCAGGTCACCCCCGGCCTGACCTTCAACTACCGTGGCGAGATCTATCGCGACAATACCGGCCTGCTCGTCACCAGTTTCCTGGGAAACAACGCCTATATGCAGGCCCTGCTGGGAGAGCCCGCGGCCACGCAATCGGCGCCGCCCACCACGTATGGCGCGCTGACGCTGGGTGTCACGTGGCATCCTGCCCTGGGTCATCATGTCAAGCTGTTCGAGATCCGGCCCGAAATCCGGTTCGACCGGTCGCTGAACGGAACAAGACCTTTCAACGATCTGCGCAATGTCGGGATGTTCACGTTCGGGGCGGATGCCGTGCTTGGATTCTAG
- a CDS encoding phosphate-starvation-inducible PsiE family protein: MIKTIPGFMRIAKIFDLFEEIAMLVLTLSIIIVASVGLFHVVVAVGAMVLTTGLAPTDPAMLQAIFGLFFTVLIALEFKHSILVMPDVQPHSMVRMRSVLLIGMMATVRKFIVLDLSGVNVMEMLALSASVLALGLVYWFVRTPASVAGSAETGVS; this comes from the coding sequence ATGATCAAGACCATACCAGGGTTCATGAGGATCGCGAAAATATTCGATCTGTTCGAAGAAATTGCGATGCTCGTCCTGACCCTGTCGATCATCATCGTGGCCTCCGTCGGATTGTTCCATGTCGTGGTCGCCGTCGGCGCCATGGTCCTTACGACCGGACTGGCGCCGACCGATCCGGCGATGCTGCAGGCGATATTCGGCCTGTTCTTCACGGTGCTGATCGCGCTGGAATTCAAGCATTCCATTCTTGTCATGCCGGATGTGCAGCCGCACAGCATGGTCCGCATGCGCTCCGTCCTGCTGATCGGCATGATGGCGACCGTGCGGAAATTCATCGTCCTCGACCTCAGCGGGGTGAACGTCATGGAAATGCTCGCCCTGTCCGCGTCGGTACTGGCCCTGGGCCTCGTCTACTGGTTCGTGCGGACGCCCGCGTCGGTGGCCGGTTCGGCGGAAACCGGCGTTTCCTGA
- a CDS encoding NUDIX hydrolase, producing MPSELIAVLIAVSEDRPMVLTLDSGRLLPSGPLEAGHRSLQTGLRLWVERQTGHALGHVEQLYTFADAPDGTSAGDAPDDRTVLISYLALTRIHRGEHGWRNWYAYFPWEDQTAPSGRDLVVRIAERLNDWARQAPPLQREVRRQRIALTFGLDGLGWDDELVLQRYELLWEAGLVPESGRAGAGAAMLPGVPMARGNRRILATAMARLRAKIRYRPVIFELMPDSFTLLHLQRTVEAVAGQSMHKQNFRRLITQQDLVEETADFAPETRGRPARLFRFRREVIGARRIAGSKLPLTRPF from the coding sequence ATGCCCTCGGAATTGATCGCGGTGCTGATCGCGGTCAGCGAGGACCGGCCCATGGTCCTGACGCTGGATTCCGGCCGTCTGCTGCCCTCGGGCCCGCTGGAGGCCGGCCATCGTTCCCTGCAGACGGGCCTGCGGCTGTGGGTCGAACGGCAGACCGGGCACGCGCTGGGCCATGTGGAACAGCTTTATACCTTCGCCGACGCTCCGGACGGCACGTCGGCCGGCGATGCGCCGGATGACCGGACGGTCCTGATTTCCTACCTGGCGCTGACCCGCATCCATCGTGGCGAACATGGCTGGCGCAACTGGTACGCCTATTTTCCCTGGGAAGACCAGACCGCGCCCAGCGGCCGCGACCTGGTGGTGCGCATCGCCGAACGGCTGAACGACTGGGCGCGGCAGGCGCCCCCCCTGCAACGCGAGGTCCGGCGGCAGCGCATCGCCCTGACCTTCGGGCTGGACGGCCTGGGCTGGGACGACGAACTGGTACTGCAACGCTACGAATTGCTGTGGGAAGCGGGCCTGGTGCCGGAATCCGGCCGCGCTGGCGCCGGCGCCGCGATGCTGCCCGGCGTGCCCATGGCGCGGGGCAACCGCCGCATCCTGGCCACCGCCATGGCGCGGCTGCGGGCCAAGATCCGCTATCGGCCGGTCATCTTCGAGCTGATGCCCGACAGCTTCACCCTGTTGCACCTGCAGCGCACGGTCGAGGCCGTCGCCGGACAGTCGATGCACAAGCAGAATTTCCGTCGCCTGATCACCCAGCAGGACCTGGTCGAGGAGACCGCCGATTTCGCCCCCGAGACGCGGGGCCGCCCCGCGCGCCTGTTCCGTTTCCGGCGCGAGGTCATCGGCGCCCGGCGCATTGCCGGGTCGAAGCTGCCGCTGACGCGGCCATTCTAA
- the nadA gene encoding quinolinate synthase NadA, translating into MSETLVAPSKLDALYDRVARVVPRMEWDLFADDIAAILDLKRRRGAVILAHNYQTPEIFHCIADIRGDSLALARDAQGLDAEVIVMAGVHFMAETAKLMNPEKTVLIPSLHAGCSLADSITAEDVRALRRAHPGVPVVTYVNSSAEVKAESDICCTSANARRIVESLGVPRVIMIPDEFLAQNIQRETGVEMITWAGHCEVHERFTPEEIRTWRADNPDVAVLAHPECPPSVVAEADFSGSTAAMSDFVARGTHRKVMLVTECSMSDNLAASHPTVEFVRPCNLCPHMKRITLPAIRRALETMTHEVTIPPHLVAGGRRAVERMLAAS; encoded by the coding sequence ATGTCCGAGACTCTCGTCGCCCCGTCCAAGCTCGACGCGCTTTATGACCGCGTCGCCCGCGTCGTCCCGCGCATGGAATGGGATCTGTTCGCCGACGACATCGCGGCCATCCTGGACCTGAAGCGCCGGCGCGGGGCGGTGATCCTGGCCCATAACTACCAGACGCCGGAAATCTTCCATTGCATCGCCGACATTCGGGGCGACAGCCTGGCCCTGGCGCGTGACGCCCAGGGGCTGGATGCTGAGGTCATCGTCATGGCCGGCGTGCATTTCATGGCCGAAACCGCGAAGCTGATGAATCCGGAAAAGACGGTGCTGATCCCGTCGCTGCACGCCGGGTGCTCGCTGGCGGATTCGATCACGGCCGAGGACGTGCGCGCGCTGCGCCGCGCCCATCCGGGCGTGCCGGTCGTCACCTACGTGAACAGCTCGGCCGAAGTGAAGGCCGAAAGCGATATCTGCTGCACCTCGGCCAATGCGCGCCGCATCGTCGAAAGCCTGGGCGTGCCGCGCGTCATCATGATCCCCGACGAATTCCTGGCCCAGAACATCCAGCGGGAAACCGGGGTCGAGATGATCACCTGGGCCGGCCATTGCGAGGTCCATGAACGCTTCACGCCGGAGGAAATCCGCACCTGGCGCGCCGACAATCCCGATGTCGCGGTGCTGGCGCATCCGGAATGCCCGCCTTCGGTCGTCGCCGAGGCCGATTTTTCCGGCTCCACGGCGGCGATGTCCGATTTCGTGGCGCGCGGCACGCACCGCAAGGTGATGCTGGTGACCGAATGTTCCATGAGCGACAACCTGGCGGCGTCCCATCCCACCGTCGAATTCGTGCGCCCGTGCAATCTTTGCCCGCACATGAAGCGCATCACCCTGCCGGCGATCCGCCGGGCCCTGGAAACCATGACGCACGAGGTGACGATTCCCCCGCATCTGGTGGCGGGCGGGCGTCGCGCCGTGGAACGGATGCTCGCCGCGTCATGA
- a CDS encoding L-aspartate oxidase: MTGPGLTDAGSWAGQPVIAGAGLAGLATALLMDRPCVVLSPAPLATDAASALAQGGIAAAIGPDDTPALHARDTLEAGVGLCDPVVVDAITRAGPGAIAALRDLGVAFDTGPDGRLDLHLEAAHSRPRIAHAHGDGTGAEIMRALVARTRATPRITVLDGAALRRVIVRDGRVAGVRIARAGQELILPTSACVIATGGVGALFPTTTSPPGGLGSGLACAARAGAVLRDLEFVQFHPTALAVGSDAAPRVLISEAVRGAGAILVDESGARFTDELAPRDIVARAIQAHLSAGHRVLLDARAATQGHFARHFPAIARACVQHGIDPDRQPIPVRPAVHYHMGGIETDLRGRSTVPGLWACGEAASTGLHGANRLASNSLLEAFVCGGFVARDLDATSLPVPDGLPDDTPVPGGGADDLADIRACIGRAAGILRDADGLTRAIRALAPHVMDDDHALVGALLCVSALGRRESRGGHYRSDYPDTAPQAVHTRLTMRQGLAALASLAPAAASLSDNGILVP, encoded by the coding sequence ATGACCGGTCCGGGCCTCACCGACGCCGGTTCCTGGGCCGGCCAGCCGGTCATCGCCGGGGCGGGGCTGGCCGGGCTGGCGACGGCGCTGCTGATGGACCGTCCCTGCGTGGTGCTGTCGCCCGCGCCGCTGGCGACGGACGCCGCCAGCGCGCTGGCCCAGGGCGGAATCGCCGCCGCGATCGGCCCGGACGACACGCCCGCCCTGCATGCGCGCGACACGCTGGAGGCCGGCGTCGGCCTGTGCGACCCCGTAGTGGTGGACGCCATCACCCGCGCCGGCCCTGGCGCCATCGCCGCGTTGCGCGACCTGGGCGTGGCGTTCGATACCGGCCCTGACGGCAGGCTGGACCTGCACCTGGAAGCGGCCCATTCCCGCCCGCGCATCGCCCACGCCCATGGTGACGGCACGGGGGCGGAAATCATGCGCGCCCTGGTCGCGCGCACCCGTGCCACCCCGCGCATCACGGTGCTGGACGGCGCGGCCCTGCGCCGCGTGATCGTGCGCGACGGACGGGTCGCGGGGGTGCGGATCGCGCGGGCCGGGCAGGAGCTGATCCTGCCGACATCGGCCTGCGTCATCGCCACCGGTGGCGTCGGCGCGCTGTTTCCCACCACCACCAGCCCGCCCGGCGGGCTGGGGTCCGGCCTGGCCTGCGCCGCCCGCGCGGGCGCGGTGCTGCGCGACCTGGAATTCGTGCAGTTCCATCCCACCGCGCTGGCGGTCGGGTCGGACGCGGCCCCCCGCGTACTGATCAGTGAGGCCGTGCGGGGGGCGGGCGCGATCCTGGTCGATGAAAGCGGCGCGCGTTTCACCGACGAACTGGCGCCGCGCGACATTGTGGCCCGCGCGATCCAGGCGCATCTGTCGGCCGGCCACCGCGTCCTGCTGGATGCCCGGGCCGCCACGCAGGGCCACTTCGCCCGGCATTTCCCCGCCATCGCGCGGGCCTGTGTCCAACACGGCATCGACCCCGACCGGCAGCCGATTCCGGTGCGTCCGGCGGTGCACTACCATATGGGCGGGATCGAGACCGACCTGCGCGGCCGCAGCACCGTCCCCGGCCTGTGGGCGTGCGGCGAGGCCGCGTCGACCGGCCTACATGGGGCCAACCGGCTGGCCAGTAACTCGCTGCTGGAAGCCTTCGTCTGCGGCGGCTTCGTCGCCCGCGACCTGGACGCCACATCCCTGCCGGTGCCGGACGGGCTGCCGGACGACACGCCCGTCCCCGGCGGCGGGGCCGACGACCTGGCGGATATCCGCGCCTGCATCGGCCGCGCCGCCGGCATCCTGCGTGACGCGGACGGCCTGACCCGCGCCATCCGCGCGCTGGCCCCGCATGTCATGGATGACGACCACGCCCTGGTCGGCGCGCTGCTGTGCGTGTCCGCGCTCGGCCGGCGGGAAAGCCGGGGCGGCCATTACCGGTCCGACTATCCGGACACGGCGCCCCAGGCGGTGCATACCCGCCTGACGATGCGCCAGGGCCTGGCCGCGCTCGCATCGCTCGCGCCTGCCGCGGCCTCTCTTTCTGACAATGGAATCCTCGTGCCATGA
- the nadC gene encoding carboxylating nicotinate-nucleotide diphosphorylase produces MTPLPDLMLEPLVRAGLLEDLGCGGDITTDALAAPGQVLHTALVARQPGVVAGLSLARLAFTLLDSSVRFTVDRPDGSPVAPGDRIARVSGPAAAILGGERVALNFLSHLCGIATATAGIVQAISGTRARVCCTRKTLPGLRAIQKYAVRAGGGANHRFRLDDAILIKDNHIALAGGDVARALAAARARAGHLVSIELEVDTLDQLAQALGAGGADVFLLDNMTLPQLREAVAMVDGRALTDASGGITPDTAADIARTGVDILSVGWLTHTVRALDIGLDYEEG; encoded by the coding sequence ATGACCCCCTTGCCCGATCTCATGCTCGAACCGCTGGTGCGTGCCGGATTGCTGGAGGACCTGGGGTGCGGCGGGGATATCACGACCGATGCGCTGGCGGCGCCGGGGCAGGTGCTGCACACCGCCCTGGTCGCGCGCCAGCCCGGCGTGGTGGCGGGCCTGTCGCTGGCCCGGCTGGCCTTTACCCTGCTGGATTCGTCGGTCCGTTTCACGGTGGACCGGCCGGACGGCAGCCCTGTCGCCCCGGGTGACCGCATCGCGCGCGTCAGCGGTCCGGCGGCGGCGATCCTGGGGGGCGAACGGGTGGCGCTGAACTTCCTGTCGCATCTCTGCGGCATCGCCACCGCCACGGCCGGGATCGTGCAGGCCATATCCGGCACGCGCGCGCGCGTCTGCTGCACGCGCAAGACCCTGCCGGGCCTGCGCGCGATCCAGAAATATGCGGTGCGGGCCGGCGGCGGCGCCAATCACCGCTTCCGCCTGGATGACGCGATCCTGATCAAGGACAACCATATCGCCCTGGCCGGCGGCGACGTCGCGCGCGCCCTGGCCGCCGCCCGCGCCCGCGCCGGCCACCTGGTCAGCATCGAACTGGAGGTCGATACGCTGGACCAGTTGGCCCAGGCCCTGGGGGCCGGCGGGGCGGATGTGTTCCTGCTGGACAACATGACCCTTCCCCAGCTTCGCGAGGCGGTGGCGATGGTGGACGGCCGCGCCCTGACCGATGCATCGGGCGGCATCACCCCCGACACCGCCGCCGATATCGCCCGGACCGGTGTCGATATCCTGTCGGTCGGCTGGCTGACGCATACGGTGCGCGCGCTGGATATCGGGCTGGATTACGAGGAAGGGTAA
- a CDS encoding low molecular weight protein-tyrosine-phosphatase encodes MSRRPAILFVCTGNICRSPLAEAAFRAAATRCGLDAVVDSAGTGDWHTGEPPDRRAQEVARRNGIDIAGYRARMVTAEDFRVFTHIVALDHTHLKVLRARRPSDGIAELSLLLDHVAGRVGQSVADPYYGQARDFHTTWADVQAGTEALVARLIRSR; translated from the coding sequence ATGTCCCGCCGTCCCGCCATCCTGTTCGTCTGCACCGGGAATATCTGCCGCTCCCCCCTGGCCGAGGCCGCGTTTCGCGCCGCCGCCACCCGATGCGGGCTGGATGCCGTCGTCGATTCGGCGGGGACCGGCGACTGGCATACCGGCGAGCCGCCGGATCGCCGCGCGCAGGAGGTGGCCCGCCGCAACGGGATCGATATCGCGGGCTATCGCGCGCGCATGGTCACGGCGGAGGATTTCCGAGTCTTCACCCATATCGTCGCCCTGGACCACACCCACCTGAAGGTCCTGCGCGCGCGCCGGCCGAGCGATGGAATCGCGGAGCTTTCGCTGCTGCTGGATCATGTGGCAGGGCGTGTCGGCCAGTCGGTGGCCGATCCCTATTACGGACAGGCGCGGGATTTCCACACCACCTGGGCGGACGTCCAGGCGGGGACCGAGGCCCTGGTGGCGAGGCTCATCCGCTCCCGTTAG
- a CDS encoding PQQ-dependent sugar dehydrogenase, producing the protein MPFRRTMSMLVLLGAMLAAAGTRAAPPVARLRLPPGFHVSVYTDQVPSAREMAIGARGTLFVGSMTAGAVYAVTDDGPGRGRRVQVVARGLTMPVGVAFRDGDLYISDVRDIVVLRGIEDRLDHPPAPQVAVPDLPWRVGDHGWKFIAFGPDSKLYVPIGAPCNICDVGHRFGRLMRMNPDGTGREDVAYGLRNSVGFTWQPGQPGQPGAGTLWFTDNGRDLMGDDVPSDELNRVDHAGQSFGYPYCHQGDVPDPVFGRGHPCSDFTPPVLKLGAHVAALGLRFYTGSQFPAAWRGALLIAEHGSWNRSRLAGYRVMAVRFGPDGGIASYVPLIDGFQQDETPWGRPADVQPLPDGSVLVSDDLAGAIYRVTYGRD; encoded by the coding sequence ATGCCGTTCCGCCGGACCATGTCGATGCTTGTCCTTCTCGGGGCGATGCTGGCCGCCGCCGGGACACGGGCCGCGCCGCCGGTCGCGCGGCTGCGCCTGCCGCCGGGATTCCATGTCTCGGTCTATACCGACCAGGTTCCTTCGGCGCGGGAGATGGCGATCGGCGCCCGGGGCACGCTGTTCGTGGGCTCGATGACGGCGGGCGCGGTCTATGCCGTGACCGATGACGGGCCGGGACGGGGCCGCCGGGTGCAGGTCGTGGCGCGCGGGCTGACCATGCCGGTGGGCGTGGCCTTCCGGGATGGCGACCTGTACATCTCCGACGTGCGCGACATCGTGGTCCTGCGCGGGATCGAGGACCGGCTGGACCACCCGCCCGCGCCGCAGGTCGCCGTGCCGGACCTGCCCTGGCGGGTGGGCGACCATGGCTGGAAATTCATCGCTTTCGGCCCGGACAGCAAGCTGTATGTGCCGATCGGCGCGCCGTGCAATATCTGCGACGTCGGGCACCGGTTCGGCCGGCTGATGCGCATGAATCCCGACGGCACGGGGCGCGAGGACGTGGCCTACGGCCTGCGCAACAGCGTGGGCTTCACGTGGCAGCCGGGCCAACCGGGGCAGCCGGGGGCCGGCACGCTGTGGTTCACCGATAACGGACGCGACCTGATGGGCGACGACGTGCCCAGCGACGAGCTGAACCGGGTGGACCATGCCGGCCAGTCCTTCGGCTATCCCTATTGTCATCAGGGCGACGTGCCGGACCCCGTCTTCGGGCGGGGCCATCCGTGTTCCGACTTCACGCCGCCGGTGCTCAAGCTGGGCGCGCATGTCGCGGCCCTGGGCCTGCGCTTCTATACCGGCAGCCAGTTTCCCGCGGCGTGGCGCGGCGCCCTGCTGATCGCCGAACACGGGTCGTGGAATCGCAGCCGGCTGGCGGGTTATCGCGTCATGGCGGTGCGCTTCGGCCCGGATGGGGGTATCGCGTCCTATGTGCCGCTGATCGACGGGTTCCAGCAGGATGAAACCCCGTGGGGCCGCCCCGCCGACGTGCAGCCCCTGCCGGACGGCAGCGTGCTGGTCAGCGACGACCTGGCCGGCGCGATCTATCGCGTGACCTATGGCAGGGACTGA
- a CDS encoding carboxymuconolactone decarboxylase family protein, whose protein sequence is MSIETLKERLPDYAKDLKLNLSSLANDITLSPQQLAGTFVASAIASRNADVTRAIVAEYESVLSPQALTAAKAAAAIMGLNNIYYRFVHMVEGDYAHMPARLRMNVIGRPGVEKLDFELWSLAVSAINGCGMCVESHEKVVREGGLSAEQVQTAVRVAATVHAVAATLDGAAALGDHPAAG, encoded by the coding sequence ATGTCGATCGAAACGCTCAAGGAGCGCCTTCCGGACTACGCGAAGGATCTGAAGCTCAACCTCAGTTCGCTGGCCAACGACATCACCCTGTCGCCGCAGCAGCTGGCCGGGACGTTCGTCGCCTCGGCCATCGCGTCACGCAATGCCGACGTCACGCGCGCCATCGTGGCCGAATACGAATCCGTCCTGTCGCCGCAGGCGCTGACTGCCGCCAAGGCCGCCGCCGCGATCATGGGGCTGAATAATATCTATTACCGCTTCGTCCACATGGTCGAGGGCGACTACGCCCACATGCCGGCGCGGCTGCGCATGAACGTCATCGGCCGCCCGGGCGTCGAGAAGCTGGATTTCGAGCTGTGGTCCCTGGCGGTGTCGGCCATCAACGGCTGCGGCATGTGCGTCGAGAGCCACGAAAAAGTGGTGCGCGAGGGCGGCCTGTCGGCCGAACAGGTCCAGACCGCGGTGCGCGTCGCGGCGACGGTCCATGCGGTGGCGGCGACCCTGGACGGGGCCGCTGCGCTGGGCGATCACCCGGCGGCAGGCTGA
- a CDS encoding peroxiredoxin, translated as MLTVGNKFPEFNLTSVPGGPEGLKGNFVQISDKSDAGKWKLVFFWPKDFTFVCPTEIVAFGKMAGEFKDRDTVVYGVSIDSEFVHLNWRLHHDDLKGLQIPMLADIKRELSEACGVLSPEAGVAYRATFLVDPEGIIRHVSVNDLSVGRNPQEILRILDALQSDELCPCNWKQGDDFLKV; from the coding sequence ATGCTGACAGTCGGCAACAAGTTTCCGGAATTCAATCTGACCTCCGTCCCCGGTGGCCCGGAAGGGCTGAAGGGCAATTTCGTCCAGATCTCGGACAAGAGCGATGCCGGCAAGTGGAAGCTCGTCTTCTTCTGGCCGAAGGACTTCACCTTCGTCTGCCCGACCGAGATCGTGGCCTTCGGCAAGATGGCCGGCGAGTTCAAGGACCGCGACACCGTCGTCTATGGCGTGTCCATCGACAGCGAGTTCGTGCACCTGAACTGGCGCCTGCATCATGACGACCTGAAGGGTCTGCAGATTCCGATGCTGGCCGACATCAAGCGCGAGCTGTCCGAGGCCTGCGGCGTGCTGTCGCCGGAAGCCGGCGTGGCCTATCGCGCCACCTTCCTGGTCGACCCCGAGGGCATCATCCGCCATGTCAGCGTCAACGACCTGTCGGTCGGCCGCAACCCGCAGGAAATCCTGCGCATCCTGGACGCGCTGCAGAGCGACGAGCTGTGCCCGTGCAACTGGAAGCAGGGCGACGACTTCCTGAAGGTCTGA
- a CDS encoding hydrogen peroxide-inducible genes activator encodes MTPLPSAQQLRYLITLAELRHFGRAALACSVTQSTLSAGILALERQLDVQLLDRNVGKRVVFTPIGDEVAARARFALETLQAVQDVADASRAPMTGLLRIGVIPTIGPFIMPGLVSRLRRQFPQIRLSVNEDLTGNVMDKLALGRLDLVLLAMPCPCEGTETLPLWRDEFMLLLPADHALAALDSIPVERIAGERMVLLEDGHCLREQTLSLCRQERGWSTPDGDEEFVVTSLYTLVDMVAEGLGIALLPRLAVESGILRDLPLVVRPVTGCQAWRTIGLAWRPRSPRAADFRQLGLHIRPPAVTAPAMV; translated from the coding sequence ATGACACCTCTGCCTTCGGCACAACAATTGCGGTACCTGATCACGCTGGCGGAACTGCGTCATTTCGGCCGTGCGGCGCTGGCCTGTTCGGTCACGCAATCGACGCTGTCGGCCGGAATCCTGGCCCTGGAGCGGCAGTTGGACGTCCAGTTGCTGGACCGCAACGTCGGCAAGCGCGTGGTCTTCACCCCCATCGGCGACGAAGTCGCCGCCCGGGCGCGATTCGCCCTGGAGACGCTGCAGGCGGTGCAGGACGTGGCCGATGCCTCGCGCGCGCCCATGACCGGGCTGCTGCGGATCGGGGTCATTCCCACCATCGGCCCCTTCATCATGCCCGGGCTGGTGTCGCGCCTGCGCCGGCAATTCCCCCAGATCCGCCTGTCGGTGAACGAGGACCTGACCGGCAACGTGATGGACAAGCTGGCGCTGGGCCGGCTGGACCTGGTGCTGCTGGCCATGCCCTGCCCGTGCGAAGGCACGGAAACCCTGCCCCTGTGGCGGGACGAATTCATGCTGCTGCTGCCGGCCGACCATGCGCTGGCCGCCCTCGACTCGATTCCCGTCGAACGGATCGCGGGCGAACGCATGGTGCTGCTGGAAGACGGCCACTGCCTGCGCGAACAGACGCTGTCGCTATGCCGGCAGGAACGGGGCTGGAGCACCCCGGACGGGGACGAGGAATTCGTCGTGACCTCGCTCTATACCCTGGTGGACATGGTGGCGGAGGGGCTGGGAATCGCCCTTCTGCCGCGTCTGGCGGTGGAATCGGGAATCCTGCGCGACCTGCCGCTCGTCGTCCGGCCGGTGACGGGCTGCCAGGCCTGGCGCACGATCGGGCTGGCCTGGCGCCCGCGCTCGCCCCGCGCGGCCGACTTCCGCCAGCTTGGCCTGCATATCCGCCCGCCTGCCGTTACCGCCCCCGCCATGGTGTGA
- the ykgO gene encoding type B 50S ribosomal protein L36: MKIRNSLKSAKVRDKDCRVVRRHGKVYVINKKNPRMKARQG; this comes from the coding sequence ATGAAGATCAGAAACAGCCTGAAGTCGGCCAAGGTTCGTGACAAGGACTGCCGTGTGGTCCGTCGTCATGGCAAGGTCTATGTCATCAACAAGAAGAACCCGCGCATGAAGGCCCGCCAGGGCTGA